TCGAATTTTGAGCGGCAGGGACAACTCCAGCGCAAGAACGGCTtcatttcaaaaagcgaGACAGCTTTCAGGTCTTGCGTACAAGCTGATTAACTTGTTGGATGTCTTCCACTACACTAATGAAAACGGTTTTGTATGCGCCCTCTATTATTATATTTGCCAATACTTTGACCCTGAAGCCACGGACGTATCCCCTCACACGCTCAACTCCTAACATTGAAACACCTGTTGGGGCTGGCAACAACATTAGGGCTTCAGCACGATCCTTCTAAATATGCGAGATTCAAAGATCCACAAATTGCAGCATTAAGGCGTGCTCTATGGTCAGGGGTTCAGTCATTGGTCTTCCAGATCTCTCTTACCGAAGGCGCTTCTGACTCTCTGAATCATGATCACAtgaagcagtttttgcGCGAGGTGCAAGATACTAATGCTTATACAGATGAGGATGAAAACGCAACAGGCAAGCTTAGGACTGAGCTATTTGAAATTTCCGATAGCAAATACAAACTGCACATGCAGCTAAGCAAGCTATTGTCCGCCTGTACCCCAACATCCGGTTACTCAGAACTCTTTGTCATTTTGGATAATATAAATGAGTCAGAAGATATTATGAATATGGCATTTCCTTTACACACGCTATACAATCATTCAGCGGAAGAAGGGGCAAAACACatagagcttgaaagaggcGCAGTGAttgatgttgaaaacaTAAAAAAGAGTGAACTTTTTCTAGGAAACCTAGTGGGACGCCTTTGCATCCTGAATGTTTACGATATGTTGTCACTCTATTTTGAGAACGAATGCAGCACCAACTGGGAAGAAAATGGAAAGTATTTTCAATACTTAActcttcaatcttttcGCGCTTACTTAGACGTGGCTGGTATGATTTCTGATTATCTTATAGAGCGCTTTGGTGAAATGGGGCAACGATATGGATACGCAGCAAACAAGCATGTCTGCCTTGCGCTTGTCAGACTTTGGATCTTCCAATCAAGATTTCTTCTGAGGTTTTCTTACAAAAAGCATGCCGCTAACAAACAATCGCAGTCTGCAAATATTGGTGATAATGAAACTggaaaaaacaaatacACTGCAATAAGCGAAAGTATCACAATGATCACTGGACATCTTCGAAACCAAATGGCAGCTCTGATTAACTTGGCTGAAAACACAATTGAAGATTCATATCTAGCCTGTTATCAGGCAGTCTCAATATTCAGATACATCGTTTATGTTGTAGACGAAAATAAATTGATGTGCGCGACGAATGAGTTTTGGCAGAGAATCTCCGAAGGACGCCACATATCGCATAATGTACTCGAAATGGTAGCATTAAAATGGGAGTTAGAACCTCgcaaatcaaaattcatTTTACATAACCTAATGGATCCCCACGCCTTAAGGTGTTTTGATCAACCACTAATGGATCAGATGGAAAGTATAATTCTTGCAAGTAATTTCGGAAGATATTCCCAATCTCTTGTGGAAAAAAACATGACATCAGAACTTAGTGGAACTTATGAGTACGACCTTTTAACCCAAATTTTAGAAAGTTATTCAGAAGCTTTCTGGGACTTTTTAAATGATGGTGTCGATAGAATTCCTCACTGAAGCCCTTGGAAACTCTTTCCTCGAACCAGAAACGGTCGCCTTTATAGAATTGGACCCAACTGCTCTCGATTTTAGTTGTTTTTTAGGTTAGATTCGCgatatatttttcaaaaatacttGTCAGTCTATGAAGTTAATCCCAACAATTCACTTTCTTGCTTGTCGGGCGTTTTGAGTTTCTGGGCTTTCAACCAGAGATCCCTAAAAAATATGGTGTACACTGCATCAAATATTCgtttgaaaagttgaaatCTGATATTTTGTTGGAGTCTCACGCTAAATCAAgtctctttgaaaaatgataaCCTGCCCGTCTGAAGATCAagtaaaaatttttgactTTATTGTTTATGTGATTTGCCTAGTGCAATAGCGAAAGACAACGATTTATTGTCTACCGCTTCAACTCCGGAACTCGAGGAACACTAAACCAAATCTCAATTGGCAATTGGTGTGCACTCCAATGTTTGTGTTCACAGGAGAAAATAATCAATACCAAACAACACTAGCTGTTTTTAGATTTTACCGTTAATTTTGGTTCAGTCTTTTTAAGGAAACTAGGCACCCGATGTAATTCTCCACTTTTAGTCCACCATGTAAACTGTGATAGGATGAATCAGTTTTTTTAGTGTTTGAAATAATTTTTTTACCGGGTGACTCGCAAATAGCCGCCATAAAAGTGTGATCGGCATAAGTTATTATTACAAGAGAAAATTACCAATTCCTGTCTCAACAGCTGAGACGTGAAATATTATTTTTgggtttgttttttgcctttgttttgagGAAACATCAAGTTCGATTCGATAAAATGAACTCTTATCATAAGATACATATGATTGCCCGAACTTAATAGTTTGTCGCAAGTTGATTATAGATTGAAGCGCTTTCACCGAATATAGAGGAGCCGTCTTCTGgttcaaagatttttcTCTACCTCCGTAGTGACTATATACCTCGTAAAACATCAGATCCTTAGTCTTGTTTCTTGAACCTTGACAAACGCTCAGCTATCCAATCATTTATAGGGTCATCGTTCTCTTTCACGTACTCTTCGCCATTTAAATTTTGTCCAAATTCTTCGTTTAATGGTGGgtctctcaaaaagaaagtCATTACAAACATTGGCACAACAAAAATTAAGCCCACCAAAACTTCGTACTTTTGCACatattgaaaagcttcaaccGTCGCCTCTCTTACAGGGGTTCCCCAGTCGTAATCAGTAATAAAGTCCAGTGGTGAATTGAAGGCAGCCTCGGCCATGCCTGCATCACCCAGTGCCTTTAGTAATTTGGGATATAGTGTCTGGGTCCATATAGCACCTGAAACAGCGGCACCTACAGCTCCGCCTATTCTGAAAATAGTCGAGCTCAGCGCTGAAACGTTTGCCAGATTTTCATGAGATGTCACTGTTTGAATCGAAACACTGATCGGGTAGTCGTACAAACAGCTGGTTATCCCCCACACAACCATAGCTCCGATCACGCCTTTACCTGCGTCATTGCCACCTCGATAATGATAAAAAAGCCCCATTGTAACAAAATAGAGTGAGCAGCCAACAACCGTGTATGGCTTCAGCCTCGACGATCTGGCAACTAGTAGTCCCACTATTGGGGAGAATATAGCGGCGACGAAACTGTAAAGGCTTGTTATTCTTATCGCTGAAAGGTCACTTTCATTTGCAGCAACTAACAAGATTGTGTAAAGATATTCGGCTGCCATTTCATAGATGAAAGCAATCAAAAAGTATATCCACAGAGGTGCCCAGATTCCACGATCCTTTAACATCAGGAAAGGCGCCAAAGGAAATCTGGCCAATCTACTCTCCCAATAAACGAAAGCAGGAATCAAGGAAAACCCAAGCACAAAAGGAGCGATAACCTTTCCGCTCCTCCATTCCGTGGAAACACCTCCGGCGACCGTCAGTGGAACACAAATACATCCAGTAAACACACTCAACAAAATGACGCCTACAACGTCCAATCtccagaagagctgaaCAAATGTCTGGACGAGTCCGTGCGTTTGATAAAAGgatttttcttcttgcaaTTCCCTC
Above is a genomic segment from Lachancea thermotolerans CBS 6340 chromosome A complete sequence containing:
- a CDS encoding ARN family MFS transporter (similar to uniprot|P38724 Saccharomyces cerevisiae YHL047C ARN2 Transporter member of the ARN family of transporters that specifically recognize siderophore-iron chelates responsible for uptake of iron bound to the siderophore triacetylfusarinine C), translating into MVDNHGEDPVSGVIHASNEVDGKNIVVEKLFSKNADMEQESPDTFEVTESIVIRKAELMAKQYDSWFLKSLFLFTVFICSFAYGLDSIIRDIYMTYAMNAYETHSLLSTVNVISMVISAVGQIFFARLSDVFGRLSLFIVSIVLYVVGTVIQSQAYDVQRYAAGSVFYNVGLVGAMFQVTLILSDCSTLKWRLFYNFVPAWPAIITVWISGNVVHVANPLENWSWGIAMWAFIFPVSCIPFIACILHMRWKVRNSHEWRELQEEKSFYQTHGLVQTFVQLFWRLDVVGVILLSVFTGCICVPLTVAGGVSTEWRSGKVIAPFVLGFSLIPAFVYWESRLARFPLAPFLMLKDRGIWAPLWIYFLIAFIYEMAAEYLYTILLVAANESDLSAIRITSLYSFVAAIFSPIVGLLVARSSRLKPYTVVGCSLYFVTMGLFYHYRGGNDAGKGVIGAMVVWGITSCLYDYPISVSIQTVTSHENLANVSALSSTIFRIGGAVGAAVSGAIWTQTLYPKLLKALGDAGMAEAAFNSPLDFITDYDWGTPVREATVEAFQYVQKYEVLVGLIFVVPMFVMTFFLRDPPLNEEFGQNLNGEEYVKENDDPINDWIAERLSRFKKQD